One genomic window of Agarivorans sp. Alg241-V36 includes the following:
- a CDS encoding TRAP transporter large permease has protein sequence MTTFTLFILLFVCMIIGMPIAIALGFASMTTILLFSNDSLASVALKLFEATSEHYTLLAIPFFILSSAFLSTGGVARRLINFAMDSVGHIRGGLAMASVLACMLFAAVSGSSPATVAAIGSIVIAGMVRSGYPESLAAGVIANAGTLGILIPPSIVMLVYAAATEVSASRMFMAGFIPGIMMGTILMIAIYIVARIKNLPAQAYPGCRKWAISALKATGGLMLIVIVLGSIYGGVASPTEAASVAAIYAFLVSVYGYRDIGPIKNQAWKNDGENLGAAIGRNLLLFPISIIKSVSDPEVRQVLKDAAKVSIMLLFIIANAMLFAHVLTTERIPHMIAESIVAYGLQPWAFLVVVNILLLIAGNFMEPSAILLIMAPILFPIATQLGIDPIHLGIIMVVNMEIGMLTPPVGLNLFVTAGITGKSMGWVIKACLPWLSLLLFFLILITYIPQISLFLPEYIDHLNGY, from the coding sequence ATGACAACTTTTACTCTGTTTATCCTACTGTTTGTTTGCATGATTATTGGTATGCCCATCGCCATTGCGCTTGGGTTTGCCAGCATGACAACCATCCTTTTATTTTCAAACGACTCCTTGGCATCGGTAGCATTAAAGCTATTTGAAGCCACCTCTGAACACTACACTTTGTTAGCAATTCCCTTCTTCATTCTGTCATCCGCCTTTCTTTCTACTGGCGGAGTGGCTCGCAGGTTGATTAACTTCGCCATGGACAGCGTGGGACATATTCGCGGTGGTTTAGCCATGGCCTCGGTATTGGCCTGCATGCTGTTTGCTGCCGTATCTGGCTCAAGCCCAGCAACTGTGGCAGCCATTGGCTCGATTGTGATTGCCGGCATGGTGCGCTCAGGCTACCCAGAATCACTTGCTGCGGGGGTGATTGCCAATGCAGGAACCTTGGGCATTCTCATCCCGCCTTCGATTGTAATGCTGGTGTACGCTGCTGCCACCGAAGTTTCAGCCTCTCGGATGTTTATGGCCGGCTTTATCCCTGGCATCATGATGGGCACCATCTTGATGATTGCCATCTACATTGTTGCGCGGATTAAAAACTTGCCCGCTCAAGCCTACCCAGGTTGTAGGAAGTGGGCAATTTCAGCACTAAAGGCCACTGGTGGATTAATGCTGATTGTGATTGTTCTTGGTTCAATTTATGGAGGTGTAGCCAGCCCTACCGAAGCGGCATCGGTTGCTGCAATTTATGCATTTTTAGTCTCAGTGTATGGATATCGAGATATTGGGCCAATTAAAAACCAAGCGTGGAAAAATGACGGCGAAAACCTTGGCGCTGCTATAGGCCGAAACTTATTGTTATTCCCCATTAGCATTATCAAATCGGTAAGCGATCCTGAAGTACGTCAAGTATTAAAAGATGCTGCCAAAGTGAGCATTATGCTGCTGTTTATTATCGCCAATGCAATGTTATTTGCTCACGTGCTCACCACCGAGCGGATCCCACACATGATTGCGGAGTCGATAGTTGCTTATGGCCTGCAACCTTGGGCATTTTTGGTGGTGGTAAATATCTTATTGCTGATTGCCGGTAACTTTATGGAGCCCTCAGCCATCTTGCTGATCATGGCACCGATTTTGTTCCCTATTGCTACGCAACTGGGTATCGACCCGATTCACCTTGGAATTATTATGGTGGTGAATATGGAGATTGGCATGCTCACCCCACCGGTTGGGTTAAATCTATTTGTGACCGCCGGAATAACTGGAAAAAGTATGGGATGGGTTATTAAAGCGTGCTTGCCTTGGCTAAGCCTATTGTTGTTCTTCCTGATCCTGATTACTTATATTCCGCAAATATCGCTGTTTTTGCCGGAGTACATCGACCACCTTAACGGCTATTAA
- a CDS encoding acyl-CoA thioesterase produces the protein MDKSQTEMNILVTPEMANFSGKMHGGAMLKKLDEVAYTTAIQYCGNYAVTLSVDQVLFKNPVEIGEFVTFLASVNYTGRTSMEIGIKVVAKNLKEQTVRHTHSCFFTMVAVDEQGNSAEVPPLQPSTEVAKRRFNDALRRRQRRMEKA, from the coding sequence ATGGACAAGTCACAAACAGAAATGAATATATTGGTCACCCCAGAGATGGCCAATTTCTCCGGTAAGATGCATGGTGGAGCCATGTTGAAAAAGTTGGATGAAGTGGCTTACACCACGGCTATTCAATATTGTGGGAATTACGCGGTAACGTTATCGGTAGATCAAGTATTATTTAAGAACCCGGTGGAGATTGGTGAATTTGTTACTTTTCTTGCCTCGGTAAATTACACCGGTCGCACCTCTATGGAAATTGGGATTAAAGTGGTTGCCAAGAATCTTAAAGAGCAAACGGTTCGCCATACTCACTCTTGTTTCTTCACGATGGTTGCAGTTGATGAACAAGGCAATTCTGCTGAAGTTCCGCCGTTACAGCCAAGCACCGAAGTCGCTAAAAGGCGATTTAACGATGCGTTGCGACGCCGCCAGCGTAGAATGGAAAAAGCATAA
- the prsR gene encoding PEP-CTERM-box response regulator transcription factor, with protein sequence METLLVVEDDPGIQKQLKWSFSDYEVIIAGDRKEAITALRRYEPKVVTLDLGLPPDEANASEGLATLKEMLELNPKLKVIVITGNEDKENALSAIAMGAHDFYQKPIDDDTMSVIIARAFWVANIELENETLKGASLDNNGFLGNSPQVQKVCRMVERIAPTEVTTLLLGESGTGKEVLARAIHQQSPRKDQPFIAINCASIPENLLESELFGFEKGAFTGAHKTTEGKIECANGGTLFLDEIGDMPYSLQAKILRFLQEKVVERVGGRKEIAVDVKIVCATHQHLQNMVEQKEFREDLFYRISEITINIPPLRDRGEDVVLLARAFLQNYNKQMQRNINNFSDDAITALTNHRWPGNIRELQNKVKSAVIMADNKQITADDLALPIGDEEQVKLALNLRHVREAAEKQAINKALALSNGNISNTAGLLGVTRPTLYSLLDKYGLKTD encoded by the coding sequence ATGGAAACGTTATTGGTTGTTGAAGACGACCCAGGTATTCAAAAACAGTTAAAGTGGAGCTTTAGCGACTACGAAGTCATTATTGCTGGTGATAGGAAGGAAGCCATCACTGCTCTGCGTCGTTATGAGCCTAAAGTGGTGACTTTAGATTTGGGTTTACCGCCAGATGAGGCCAATGCCAGTGAAGGTTTAGCGACGCTAAAAGAGATGCTGGAATTAAATCCAAAGCTCAAAGTGATTGTTATAACTGGCAACGAAGATAAAGAAAACGCCCTAAGTGCTATCGCTATGGGAGCGCATGATTTTTATCAAAAGCCGATTGACGACGACACCATGTCGGTGATCATCGCTAGAGCATTTTGGGTTGCCAATATAGAGCTCGAAAATGAAACCCTAAAGGGGGCTTCATTAGATAACAACGGCTTTTTAGGTAACTCCCCGCAGGTACAGAAAGTCTGCCGCATGGTGGAGCGTATCGCACCTACCGAGGTAACCACGTTATTGCTAGGTGAAAGTGGTACCGGTAAAGAAGTATTAGCTCGTGCTATTCATCAACAAAGCCCGCGCAAAGACCAACCTTTTATTGCGATTAACTGTGCTTCTATCCCTGAAAACTTGCTAGAAAGCGAGCTATTTGGTTTTGAAAAAGGCGCATTTACTGGGGCGCATAAAACCACCGAAGGTAAAATTGAGTGCGCTAATGGCGGTACTTTATTTTTAGATGAAATTGGCGATATGCCATATTCGCTTCAAGCAAAAATTCTTCGCTTCTTGCAAGAAAAAGTGGTTGAGCGAGTAGGCGGACGCAAAGAAATTGCGGTGGATGTGAAAATTGTTTGTGCGACCCACCAACACTTGCAAAACATGGTTGAGCAAAAAGAGTTCCGTGAAGATTTGTTTTACCGAATCAGTGAGATCACCATTAATATCCCGCCGCTTCGCGACCGTGGTGAAGATGTAGTGTTGTTAGCCCGCGCTTTCTTGCAAAACTATAATAAGCAAATGCAGCGCAATATTAATAACTTTAGCGATGACGCGATTACCGCTTTAACTAATCACCGCTGGCCCGGCAATATTCGCGAGCTGCAAAATAAGGTGAAGTCGGCAGTTATCATGGCTGACAATAAGCAGATTACTGCAGATGATTTGGCTTTGCCGATTGGCGATGAAGAACAAGTTAAACTGGCGCTAAACCTTCGCCATGTGCGTGAAGCCGCAGAGAAGCAAGCGATTAATAAAGCCTTAGCGTTAAGCAACGGTAATATTTCTAATACTGCTGGTTTGCTTGGTGTTACTCGCCCAACCTTGTATTCTTTGCTGGATAAATATGGTTTAAAAACTGACTAA